In a single window of the Saccharothrix australiensis genome:
- a CDS encoding B-4DMT family transporter codes for MRGWLPRGLWTGVLHGGVQVGTGAVAVHSPGGSAAARYAALGLVVVVGVVWGALDSRRGLDEGGLVWFSAALVAGPVAGVVGVLGRSLLVDRTGVEALGPALTGGAAFTALLVLVAAGPGLALGRVVPRPRRSS; via the coding sequence ATGCGCGGGTGGCTGCCACGGGGGCTTTGGACGGGGGTGCTGCACGGCGGGGTGCAGGTCGGCACGGGCGCGGTGGCCGTGCACAGCCCCGGCGGGTCGGCGGCGGCGCGGTACGCCGCGCTGGGGCTGGTGGTCGTGGTCGGGGTGGTGTGGGGCGCGCTCGACTCACGGCGCGGCCTGGACGAGGGCGGCCTGGTGTGGTTCTCCGCCGCGCTGGTCGCCGGGCCGGTGGCCGGTGTGGTGGGTGTGCTGGGCAGGTCGCTCCTGGTGGACCGGACGGGTGTCGAGGCGCTGGGGCCGGCGTTGACCGGCGGCGCGGCGTTCACGGCGCTGCTGGTGCTGGTCGCGGCCGGGCCGGGCCTCGCGCTGGGCCGCGTGGTGCCGCGACCCCGGCGGTCGTCCTAG
- a CDS encoding beta-xylosidase, with translation MAGPSRLLGALSALGVLAACAPSTAAPVAVPVSTTLSSASAAATTSRKPPPAPPVGTERGRQSPGVVAAGAEAPYNYGPAVVSEGGKLRMWWCSQLRDAGPPGDDLLFAESATPDGPFTAPDGSPGQSVLSGSEAGFDGKHVCDPSVLKVGGTYYLYYTGAAGEHAHGNAIGVATSPDGVHWTRDAGGMPIVSPSYDTTRDNTYGVGQPSVLFVDGWFYLLFTDTTGRAAGWNGAGQFVLRARNPTFLNHVEALGERGFEPVADTRKPRTRSVVDAFSADWMYVDALRSFAIAHETEQGTTVTFWDNDFKVNPIPAVTIPGRWREGPGLIRTTDGHAPVSPEDPCGRIPLDVVRATVDGAAAAPTDLGHFGLDVVNAPGCRSKDAARVLDGFAVPSPENTVDLVVGGEVVRVERRSVADRLATRVLDRRPAVVDALPPAARVPAGAKAVRAPDGRVGLLLDGRLWLVGGEDVTTLNSSPVSAVSQKTWDGYEQAGDLRR, from the coding sequence ATGGCCGGCCCGTCGCGGCTCCTCGGAGCGTTGTCCGCCTTGGGTGTGCTGGCGGCGTGTGCGCCCAGCACGGCCGCGCCGGTCGCCGTACCAGTGTCCACCACCCTTTCGTCCGCCTCGGCCGCTGCCACCACGAGCAGGAAGCCGCCGCCTGCCCCTCCGGTCGGGACCGAGCGGGGGCGGCAGAGTCCCGGCGTTGTCGCGGCCGGCGCGGAGGCCCCGTACAACTACGGGCCGGCCGTCGTCAGCGAGGGCGGCAAGCTGCGCATGTGGTGGTGCAGCCAGCTCCGGGATGCCGGTCCGCCCGGCGACGACCTGCTGTTCGCGGAGAGCGCGACCCCCGACGGGCCCTTCACCGCGCCCGACGGCAGCCCCGGCCAGTCCGTCCTGTCCGGCAGCGAGGCCGGGTTCGACGGCAAGCACGTCTGCGACCCGTCGGTGCTCAAGGTCGGCGGCACGTACTACCTGTACTACACCGGCGCGGCGGGCGAGCACGCCCACGGCAACGCCATCGGCGTCGCCACCAGCCCGGACGGCGTCCACTGGACCAGGGACGCGGGCGGCATGCCCATCGTCAGCCCCTCCTACGACACCACCCGCGACAACACCTACGGCGTCGGCCAGCCGTCCGTCCTGTTCGTCGACGGCTGGTTCTACCTGCTGTTCACCGACACCACCGGCCGGGCCGCCGGCTGGAACGGCGCGGGCCAGTTCGTCCTGCGCGCCCGCAACCCGACGTTCCTCAACCACGTGGAAGCCCTCGGCGAACGCGGGTTCGAGCCGGTCGCCGACACCCGCAAGCCCCGCACCCGCTCGGTGGTCGACGCGTTCAGCGCCGACTGGATGTACGTGGACGCGCTGAGGTCCTTCGCCATCGCCCACGAGACCGAGCAGGGCACCACGGTCACCTTCTGGGACAACGACTTCAAGGTCAACCCGATCCCCGCCGTCACCATCCCCGGCCGCTGGCGGGAGGGGCCGGGGCTGATCCGCACCACCGACGGCCACGCGCCGGTCTCGCCGGAGGACCCGTGCGGGCGCATCCCGCTCGACGTGGTGCGGGCGACCGTCGACGGCGCCGCCGCCGCGCCCACCGACCTGGGCCACTTCGGCCTGGACGTGGTCAACGCGCCCGGCTGCCGGTCCAAGGACGCCGCGCGCGTGCTGGACGGGTTCGCCGTGCCGTCGCCCGAGAACACCGTCGACCTGGTCGTCGGCGGCGAGGTGGTCCGGGTGGAACGCCGCTCGGTGGCCGACCGCCTCGCGACCCGCGTGCTGGACCGCCGCCCGGCCGTCGTGGACGCGCTGCCGCCGGCGGCCCGCGTCCCGGCCGGCGCGAAGGCCGTCCGCGCGCCCGACGGCCGGGTGGGCCTGCTGCTGGACGGCAGGCTGTGGCTGGTCGGCGGCGAGGACGTGACCACCCTCAACTCGTCCCCGGTCTCCGCCGTCTCGCAGAAGACCTGGGACGGCTACGAACAGGCGGGCGACCTGCGCCGCTAG
- the aroQ gene encoding type II 3-dehydroquinate dehydratase: MKVLVLNGPNLGRLGTREPAVYGATTHADLVALCEETGRELGVEVEVRQTDFEGEMLGWLHGAADEGTPVVLNAGAWTHYSIAVRDACAQLTAPLVEVHISNVHKREEFRHHSVLSAVADGVIVGLGVQGYALALRWICRDSVAAGSAAWESDRRA; the protein is encoded by the coding sequence GTGAAGGTGCTCGTGCTCAACGGCCCGAACCTGGGCCGCCTCGGCACCCGCGAGCCTGCCGTCTACGGCGCGACCACCCACGCCGACCTGGTCGCCCTGTGCGAGGAGACCGGCCGCGAGCTGGGCGTCGAGGTGGAGGTCCGGCAGACCGACTTCGAGGGCGAGATGCTCGGCTGGCTGCACGGCGCGGCCGACGAGGGCACCCCGGTCGTGCTCAACGCGGGCGCGTGGACGCACTACTCCATCGCGGTGCGCGACGCGTGCGCACAGCTCACCGCGCCCCTGGTCGAGGTGCACATCTCGAACGTGCACAAGCGGGAGGAGTTCCGCCACCACAGCGTCCTGTCGGCCGTGGCGGACGGGGTGATCGTGGGCCTGGGCGTGCAGGGGTACGCGTTGGCGCTGCGTTGGATTTGCCGCGACTCCGTCGCGGCGGGCTCGGCCGCCTGGGAGTCGGACCGTCGCGCCTGA